From the Silurus meridionalis isolate SWU-2019-XX chromosome 5, ASM1480568v1, whole genome shotgun sequence genome, one window contains:
- the tcirg1b gene encoding T cell immune regulator 1, ATPase H+ transporting V0 subunit a3b has translation MGSMFRSEEVCLVQLFLQSGAAYNCVSELGELGIVEFRDLNPNVNAFQRKFVSEVRRCEELEKAFAFLEQEITRSHSPPLSTPLKGPLLIPPAPQPRELLIIEEESERLTRELREVSRNRDSIRAQLNQLCQYRGVLTQMHFLTSSQAAPPPSFEQVGLAENRQDVRLSFVAGVVHPWKVPAFERLLWRACRGYIIVDFREMEEKLEHPESGEMVQWTIFLISYWGDQIGQKVKKICDCFHTQTFPYSESQSEREQVLNEVKTRIEDINKVMKNTEDYLQQLLRRAVTNLPEWRVRVQKCKAIQMVLNLCSPSVTEKCLIAEAWCPVNQLPALQSALREGGRKSGSSVDSFYNRLPPSASPPTLFPTNAFTAGFQNIVDAYGVASYREVNPALYTIITFPFLFAVMFGDVGHGLLMTLAAIWMVIEEKDPKMKNQSNEIWSMMFGGRYLILLMGLFSIYTGAIYNECFSRGLTVFPSSWHVRPHANYYNWTEDTFKSNQYLTLDPNVTGVFTGPYPFGIDPIWGMASNHLTFLNSYKMKMSVIIGIIHMTFGVCLSFFNFLHFREISSVFLVLIPELFFMLCLFGYLIFMVIFKWVAYDSMHSDKAPSILIHFIDMFLFTENKDNQELYSGQMTVQKVLVVLAVCSVPVLLLGKPIHEYLTFKKKKRQAAGDRRPLLAENGSVNAQQDEVDIKVGEEEEEEEFDAANVFMHQAIHTIEYCLGCISNTASYLRLWALSLAHAQLSEVLWVMVMHNSFPYTSYVGGVIMVPVFAFFAVLTISILLIMEGLSAFLHALRLHWVEFQNKFYSGTGYKLSPFSFTSLISFSSTN, from the exons ATGGGCTCCATGTTCCGCAGTGAGGAGGTGTGCCTGGTGCAGCTTTTTCTGCAGTCCGGTGCAGCCTACAACTGTGTCAGTGAGCTGGGAGAGCTGGGTATTGTCGAGTTTAGAGAT CTAAATCCGAATGTGAACGCATTTCAGAGGAAGTTTGtcagtgaggtgaggagatgcGAGGAGCTTGAGAAAGCCTTTG CGTTTTTGGAGCAGGAAATCACACGCTCCCACTCTCCACCACTCAGCACACCCCTGAAAGGCCCCTTGCTCATTCCCCCTGCCCCTCAGCCCAGAGAACTGCTAATTATCGAGGAGGAGAGTGAACGCTTAACCCGGGAActcagagag GTTTCCAGAAACAGAGACAGCATCCGAGCTCAGCTGAATCAGCTGTGTCAGTACAGAGGAGTGCTAACTCAGATGCATTTCCTCACATCCTCTCAG GCAGCACCGCCTCCCTCATTCGAACAAGTGGGTTTAGCAGAGAACAGGCAGGATGTGAGGCTCAGCTTTGTAGCTGGTGTTGTGCACCCATGGAAGGTACCGGCTTTCGAGAGGCTGCTCTGGCGCGCATGTCGTGGTTATATAATCGTGGATTTTCGAGAAATGGAGGAGAAGCTGGAGCATCCCGAAAGC GGTGAAATGGTACAGTGGACCATCTTCCTTATCTCCTATTGGGGGGATCAGATTGGACAGAAGGTGAAGAAGATCTGTGACTG CTTCCACACACAGACGTTCCCGTATTCGGAGAGCCAGTCCGAGAGAGAGCAGGTTTTAAATGAAGTCAAGACCAGAATCGAAGACATCAATAAA GTAATGAAAAATACAGAAGACTACCTGCAGCAGTTGCTAAGGCGTGCCGTGACAAATTTGCCAGAGTGGCGTGTGCGGGTGCAAAAGTGCAAAGCCATTCAGATGGTGCTGAATCTATGCAGCCCCTCGGTCACTGAGAAGTGCCTGATCGCTGAGGCCTGGTGCCCTGTTAACCAGCTTCCTGCTCTACAAAGTGCCCTGCGTGAGGGAGGG AGGAAAAGCGGTAGCAGTGTCGATTCATTCTACAATCGTTTGCCTCCTAGCGCCTCTCCTCCTACCCTCTTCCCAACTAACGCTTTCACAGCAGGCTTCCAGAATATCGTAGATGCTTATGGAGTAGCCAGCTATAGAGAGGTCAACCCAG CACTCTACACCATCATTACATTTCCATTCCTGTTCGCGGTGATGTTTGGAGACGTAGGGCACGGCCTTCTCATGACACTTGCTGCTATCTGGATGGTGATCGAAGAGAAGGACCCCAAAATGAAAAACCAATCAAATGAG ATTTGGAGTATGATGTTTGGAGGACGCTATCTCATCCTGTTGATGGGACTTTTCTCCATCTACACTGGTGCCATCTATAACGAGTGCTTCAGCAGAGGCCTTACTGTCTTTCCCTCGTCCTGGCACGTTCGTCCCCATGCAAACTACTACAACTGGAC AGAGGACACTTTCAAGTCTAACCAATATCTCACACTGGATCCCAATGTTACTGGAGTATTTACCGGACCCTATCCTTTTGGCATTGATCCG ATCTGGGGAATGGCTAGTAACCACCTGACGTTCCTTAACTCCTATAAGATGAAGATGTCTGTAATTATCGGAATCATCCACATGACGTTTggagtctgtctgtcttttttcaaCTTTTT ACACTTTAGGGAGATAAGCAGCGTGTTCCTGGTGCTGATTCCCGAGTTGTTTTTTatgctttgtttgtttggttactTGATCTTCATGGTGATTTTTAAGTGGGTTGCTTATGATTCTATGCACTCGGACAAGGCGCCCAGTATCCTCATCCACTTCATAGACATGTTCCTGTTCACAGAGAATAAGGACAATCAAGAGCTTTACAGTGGCCAG ATGACTGTGCAGAAGGTTCTGGTGGTTCTGGCAGTGTGTTCAGTTCCTGTACTGCTCCTGGGAAAGCCCATTCATGAGTACCTCACCTTCAAGAAAAAGAAACGCCAGGCTGCT GGTGACCGGCGTCCTCTCTTAGCAGAAAACGGCTCAGTAAATGCTCAACAGGATGAGGTCGACATAAAAGTcggggaagaggaggaggaggag GAGTTTGATGCGGCCAATGTTTTCATGCATCAGGCAATCCACACCATAGAGTACTGTCTGGGCTGCATCTCCAACACTGCCTCTTACTTGCGTCTGTGGGCTCTCAGTCTGGCTCATGCCC AGCTGTCGGAAGTGCTTTGGGTGATGGTGATGCACAACTCTTTTCCATATACTAGCTATGTGGGAGGTGTGATCATGGTACCCGTATTTGCTTTTTTCGCCGTCCTGACCATTTCTATTCTTCTCATCATGGAAGGTCTCTCTGCGTTTCTGCATGCTCTGCGACTTCATTG GGTCGAATTTCAGAACAAGTTCTACAGTGGCACAGGCTACAAGCTCAGTCCATTTTCATTCACCTCTTTAATCAGCTTCTCTTCAACCAACTAA
- the LOC124386283 gene encoding MRN complex-interacting protein isoform X2 has product MVQEFHVLRCFSCQTFQVQQVKKSKKWICKVCGEKQSLIKEYGRGTAADCRRHVQKLNSLRGELLEVDNEKAWTQWEKEEECEVEVGPVDDTQGCEQKGQVESRWSKYVAQKENEPGCDEDEPEEEESIYTDREWYCTQRNNIRKRKKSFTSGGACRRYTVGGDENLDTAHWGATGRPPQSRRHNATFTSPPQVPCASSGFPRTSTNQITDALTDSPAATLGSKHISAYDATCSWSTGANKSSAELSTKPQPSGPLSGCFTSSFSSKHPNKSKPDIKNSKWAQFLPPVCVGEIKDEGDSGEEPQDEDVDHSALAQSLMKAVPLKKTGSTSSGKALLEKVTIFEKPSHSVTGNVCKQPNSPTITSKPVGFQSSVCVQPLPIKRPCLDLSFSTLFHTDEDFDDTY; this is encoded by the exons ATGGTGCAAGAGTTTCATGTTTTGAGGTGTTTTTCCTGTCAGACATTTCAAGTACAGCAG GtcaaaaagagcaaaaaatggATCTGCAAGGTGTGTGGGGAAAAACAGTCACTTATAAAG GAGTATGGCAGAGGAACAGCCGCGGACTGCCGACGCCACGTACAGAAGCTGAATTCATTGCGTGGAGAGCTGCTTGAGGTAGACAACGAAAAAGCCTGGACTCAGTG ggagaaggaggaggagtgtgaggtTGAAGTCGGCCCTGTAGATGACACCCAAGGTTGTGAACAAAAG GGCCAGGTTGAAAGCCGCTGGAGTAAATACGTTGCCCAGAAAGAGAATGAGCCAGGATGCGATGAAGATGAGCCCGAAGAGGAAGAGAGCATTTACACCGACAGAGAGTGGTACTGCACTCAGCGTAATAACATCAG gaaaaggaagaaaagctTTACATCAGGGGGTGCATGCAGACGCTACACTGTTGGTGGTGATGAGAACTTGGACACTGCTCATTGGGGAGCTACGGGACGGCCACCAcag TCCCGTCGTCACAATGCCACTTTCACTTCACCGCCTCAAGTACCATGCGCTTCATCTGGATTCCCTCGCACCAGTACAAACCAGATAACTGATGCCCTTACTGACTCTCCAGCTGCAACACTGGGCTCAAAACACATTAGTGCATATGATGCTACATGTTCCTGGTCCACTGGAGCAAATAAGTCTTCTGCCGAGTTAAGCACCAAGCCTCAGCCCTCCGGTCCCTTAAGCGGTTGCTTCACATCATCATTCTCTTCTAAACATCCTAATAAATCTAAACCGGACATCAAGAACTCCAAGTGGGCTCAATTTCTTCCACCTGTCTGTGTTGGGGAAATCAAGGATGAAGGAGACAGTGGTGAGGAACCTCAGGATGAAGATGTAGACCATTCAGCATTAGCCCAGAGTCTAATGAAAGCAGTTCCACTTAAGAAAACAGGCAGTACGAGCAGTGGAAAAGCTCTACTTGAAAAGGTGACCATTTTTGAAAAACCGAGTCACAGCGTGACAGGAAATGTGTGTAAACAGCCTAACAGTCCTACCATTACATCAAAACCTGTTGGCTTTCAaagttctgtgtgtgttcagcCACTACCTATCAAAAGGCCATGTCTTGATCTTTCTTTTAGCACATTATTTCATACAGATGAGGATTTTGACGACACATATTAA
- the LOC124386283 gene encoding MRN complex-interacting protein isoform X1, with product MVQEFHVLRCFSCQTFQVQQVKKSKKWICKVCGEKQSLIKEYGRGTAADCRRHVQKLNSLRGELLEVDNEKAWTQWEKEEECEVEVGPVDDTQGCEQKGQVESRWSKYVAQKENEPGCDEDEPEEEESIYTDREWYCTQRNNISRKRKKSFTSGGACRRYTVGGDENLDTAHWGATGRPPQSRRHNATFTSPPQVPCASSGFPRTSTNQITDALTDSPAATLGSKHISAYDATCSWSTGANKSSAELSTKPQPSGPLSGCFTSSFSSKHPNKSKPDIKNSKWAQFLPPVCVGEIKDEGDSGEEPQDEDVDHSALAQSLMKAVPLKKTGSTSSGKALLEKVTIFEKPSHSVTGNVCKQPNSPTITSKPVGFQSSVCVQPLPIKRPCLDLSFSTLFHTDEDFDDTY from the exons ATGGTGCAAGAGTTTCATGTTTTGAGGTGTTTTTCCTGTCAGACATTTCAAGTACAGCAG GtcaaaaagagcaaaaaatggATCTGCAAGGTGTGTGGGGAAAAACAGTCACTTATAAAG GAGTATGGCAGAGGAACAGCCGCGGACTGCCGACGCCACGTACAGAAGCTGAATTCATTGCGTGGAGAGCTGCTTGAGGTAGACAACGAAAAAGCCTGGACTCAGTG ggagaaggaggaggagtgtgaggtTGAAGTCGGCCCTGTAGATGACACCCAAGGTTGTGAACAAAAG GGCCAGGTTGAAAGCCGCTGGAGTAAATACGTTGCCCAGAAAGAGAATGAGCCAGGATGCGATGAAGATGAGCCCGAAGAGGAAGAGAGCATTTACACCGACAGAGAGTGGTACTGCACTCAGCGTAATAACATCAG caggaaaaggaagaaaagctTTACATCAGGGGGTGCATGCAGACGCTACACTGTTGGTGGTGATGAGAACTTGGACACTGCTCATTGGGGAGCTACGGGACGGCCACCAcag TCCCGTCGTCACAATGCCACTTTCACTTCACCGCCTCAAGTACCATGCGCTTCATCTGGATTCCCTCGCACCAGTACAAACCAGATAACTGATGCCCTTACTGACTCTCCAGCTGCAACACTGGGCTCAAAACACATTAGTGCATATGATGCTACATGTTCCTGGTCCACTGGAGCAAATAAGTCTTCTGCCGAGTTAAGCACCAAGCCTCAGCCCTCCGGTCCCTTAAGCGGTTGCTTCACATCATCATTCTCTTCTAAACATCCTAATAAATCTAAACCGGACATCAAGAACTCCAAGTGGGCTCAATTTCTTCCACCTGTCTGTGTTGGGGAAATCAAGGATGAAGGAGACAGTGGTGAGGAACCTCAGGATGAAGATGTAGACCATTCAGCATTAGCCCAGAGTCTAATGAAAGCAGTTCCACTTAAGAAAACAGGCAGTACGAGCAGTGGAAAAGCTCTACTTGAAAAGGTGACCATTTTTGAAAAACCGAGTCACAGCGTGACAGGAAATGTGTGTAAACAGCCTAACAGTCCTACCATTACATCAAAACCTGTTGGCTTTCAaagttctgtgtgtgttcagcCACTACCTATCAAAAGGCCATGTCTTGATCTTTCTTTTAGCACATTATTTCATACAGATGAGGATTTTGACGACACATATTAA
- the prpf19 gene encoding pre-mRNA-processing factor 19 isoform X1, with product MSLICAISNEVPEHPCVSPVSNQVFERRLIEKYIAENGADPINGQPLSEEQLVDIKVSHPIRPKAPSATSIPAILKSLQDEWDAVMLHSFTLRQQLQTTRQELSHALYQHDAACRVIARLTKEVTAAREALATLKPQAGLVAPQVAPASQPSAVGVGGEPMEVSEQVGMTPEIIQKLQDKATVLTTERKKRGKTVPEELVRAEDLNKYRQVASHAGLHSASIPGILALDLCPTDTNKVLTGGADKNVVVFDRREEQIVATLKGHSKKVTSVIYHPSQSLVFSASPDSTIRVWSLAAGNCVQVVRAHEGGVTGLSLHATGDYLLSSSEDQYWAFSDIQTGRVLTKVTDETAGCALTCAQFHPDGLIFGTGTADSQIKIWDLKERTNVANFPGHSGPVTAIAFSENGYYLATGAQDSSLKLWDLRKLKNFKTITLDNNYEVKSLVFDQSGTYLAVGGSDIRVYICKQWSEVLNFADHQGLVTGVAFGEHAQFLSSTGIDRSLKFYSL from the exons ATGTCTTTGATTTGCGCAA TTTCAAACGAGGTCCCGGAGCACCCGTGCGTCTCTCCGGTCTCCAACCAGGTATTTGAACGGCGCCTCATCGAGAAATACATCGCGGAGAACGGAGCAGATCCTATTAACGGCCAGCCTTTGTCCGAGGAGCAGCTTGTTGACATCAAGG TTTCCCACCCCATTCGACCGAAGGCGCCGTCTGCCACCAGTATCCCTGCCATTCTAAAATCACTTCAGGATGAGTGG GATGCAGTGATGTTGCACAGTTTCACACTGCGGCAGCAGTTGCAGACAACACGCCAGGAGCTGTCACACGCACTCTACCAACACGATGCCGCATGCAGGGTCATCGCTCGTCTCACTAAAGAGGTCACTGCTGCCAGAGAGG CCTTGGCCACTCTAAAACCTCAAGCTGGATTGGTCGCTCCGCAGGTTGCTCCTGCTTCTCAGCCCTCAGCCGTG GGTGTTGGTGGTGAGCCTATGGAGGTCAGCGAACAGGTGGGAATGACTCCAGAGATCATCCAGAAG CTACAAGACAAGGCCACTGTCCTGACCACCGAAAGAAAGAAG AGAGGAAAGACGGTGCCAGAAGAACTGGTCAGAGCCGAGGATCTCAACAAGTATCGCCAAGTGGCCTCCCATGCT GGTCTCCACAGTGCCAGCATCCCTGGAATCCTTGCTCTGGATTTGTGTCCCACAGACACCAACAAAGTGCTCACAG GTGGAGCGGATAAGAATGTGGTGGTGTTTGACCGCAGAGAGGAGCAGATTGTGGCCACTCTCAAAGGCCACAGCAAAAAAGTCACCTCTGTCATTTACCACCCATCCCAG TCCCTGGTGTTTTCCGCATCCCCGGACAGCACCATCCGTGTGTGGTCTCTCGCAGCTGGAAACTGTGTGCAGGTGGTTAGAGCTCATGAGGGAGGAGTTACTGGCCTCTCCCTGCATGCTACTGGAGATTACCTGCTCAGTTCCTCTGAGGATCAG TACTGGGCCTTCTCTGATATCCAAACTGGTCGTGTTCTCACCAAAGTCACCGATGAGACAGCAGGATGTG CACTGACTTGTGCTCAGTTCCACCCTGACGGCCTGATTTTCGGCACTGGTACAGCAGACTCTCAGATTAAGATTTGGGATCTTAAGGAGCGCACCAATGTGGCCAACTTCCCCGGTCACTCTGGCCCAGTCACTGCCATCGCCTTCTCTGAAAACGGATACTACCTTGCCACTG GGGCTCAGGATAGCTCCCTGAAGCTGTGGGATCTGAGAAAGCTGAAGAACTTCAAGACAATTACTTTGGATAATAATTATGAG GTGAAGTCTCTAGTGTTTGATCAGAGTGGAACATATCTGGCTGTTGGAGGGTCTGATATTCGAGTCTACATTTGCAAGCAGTGGTCTGAGGTTCTAAACTTTGCCG ATCACCAAGGTTTGGTGACAGGAGTGGCATTTGGGGAGCATGCTCAGTTCCTGTCCTCTACTGGCATTGACAGAAGCCTCAAGTTCTACAGTCTGTAG
- the prpf19 gene encoding pre-mRNA-processing factor 19 isoform X2, protein MSLICAISNEVPEHPCVSPVSNQVFERRLIEKYIAENGADPINGQPLSEEQLVDIKVSHPIRPKAPSATSIPAILKSLQDEWDAVMLHSFTLRQQLQTTRQELSHALYQHDAACRVIARLTKEVTAAREALATLKPQAGLVAPQVAPASQPSAGVGGEPMEVSEQVGMTPEIIQKLQDKATVLTTERKKRGKTVPEELVRAEDLNKYRQVASHAGLHSASIPGILALDLCPTDTNKVLTGGADKNVVVFDRREEQIVATLKGHSKKVTSVIYHPSQSLVFSASPDSTIRVWSLAAGNCVQVVRAHEGGVTGLSLHATGDYLLSSSEDQYWAFSDIQTGRVLTKVTDETAGCALTCAQFHPDGLIFGTGTADSQIKIWDLKERTNVANFPGHSGPVTAIAFSENGYYLATGAQDSSLKLWDLRKLKNFKTITLDNNYEVKSLVFDQSGTYLAVGGSDIRVYICKQWSEVLNFADHQGLVTGVAFGEHAQFLSSTGIDRSLKFYSL, encoded by the exons ATGTCTTTGATTTGCGCAA TTTCAAACGAGGTCCCGGAGCACCCGTGCGTCTCTCCGGTCTCCAACCAGGTATTTGAACGGCGCCTCATCGAGAAATACATCGCGGAGAACGGAGCAGATCCTATTAACGGCCAGCCTTTGTCCGAGGAGCAGCTTGTTGACATCAAGG TTTCCCACCCCATTCGACCGAAGGCGCCGTCTGCCACCAGTATCCCTGCCATTCTAAAATCACTTCAGGATGAGTGG GATGCAGTGATGTTGCACAGTTTCACACTGCGGCAGCAGTTGCAGACAACACGCCAGGAGCTGTCACACGCACTCTACCAACACGATGCCGCATGCAGGGTCATCGCTCGTCTCACTAAAGAGGTCACTGCTGCCAGAGAGG CCTTGGCCACTCTAAAACCTCAAGCTGGATTGGTCGCTCCGCAGGTTGCTCCTGCTTCTCAGCCCTCAGCC GGTGTTGGTGGTGAGCCTATGGAGGTCAGCGAACAGGTGGGAATGACTCCAGAGATCATCCAGAAG CTACAAGACAAGGCCACTGTCCTGACCACCGAAAGAAAGAAG AGAGGAAAGACGGTGCCAGAAGAACTGGTCAGAGCCGAGGATCTCAACAAGTATCGCCAAGTGGCCTCCCATGCT GGTCTCCACAGTGCCAGCATCCCTGGAATCCTTGCTCTGGATTTGTGTCCCACAGACACCAACAAAGTGCTCACAG GTGGAGCGGATAAGAATGTGGTGGTGTTTGACCGCAGAGAGGAGCAGATTGTGGCCACTCTCAAAGGCCACAGCAAAAAAGTCACCTCTGTCATTTACCACCCATCCCAG TCCCTGGTGTTTTCCGCATCCCCGGACAGCACCATCCGTGTGTGGTCTCTCGCAGCTGGAAACTGTGTGCAGGTGGTTAGAGCTCATGAGGGAGGAGTTACTGGCCTCTCCCTGCATGCTACTGGAGATTACCTGCTCAGTTCCTCTGAGGATCAG TACTGGGCCTTCTCTGATATCCAAACTGGTCGTGTTCTCACCAAAGTCACCGATGAGACAGCAGGATGTG CACTGACTTGTGCTCAGTTCCACCCTGACGGCCTGATTTTCGGCACTGGTACAGCAGACTCTCAGATTAAGATTTGGGATCTTAAGGAGCGCACCAATGTGGCCAACTTCCCCGGTCACTCTGGCCCAGTCACTGCCATCGCCTTCTCTGAAAACGGATACTACCTTGCCACTG GGGCTCAGGATAGCTCCCTGAAGCTGTGGGATCTGAGAAAGCTGAAGAACTTCAAGACAATTACTTTGGATAATAATTATGAG GTGAAGTCTCTAGTGTTTGATCAGAGTGGAACATATCTGGCTGTTGGAGGGTCTGATATTCGAGTCTACATTTGCAAGCAGTGGTCTGAGGTTCTAAACTTTGCCG ATCACCAAGGTTTGGTGACAGGAGTGGCATTTGGGGAGCATGCTCAGTTCCTGTCCTCTACTGGCATTGACAGAAGCCTCAAGTTCTACAGTCTGTAG
- the LOC124386283 gene encoding MRN complex-interacting protein isoform X3, translating into MVQEFHVLRCFSCQTFQVQQVKKSKKWICKVCGEKQSLIKEYGRGTAADCRRHVQKLNSLRGELLEVDNEKAWTQWEKEEECEVEVGPVDDTQGCEQKGQVESRWSKYVAQKENEPGCDEDEPEEEESIYTDREWYCTQRNNISRKRKKSFTSGGACRRYTVGGDENLDTAHWGATGRPPQSRRHNATFTSPPQVPCASSGFPRTSTNQITDALTDSPAATLGSKHISAYDATCSWSTGANKSSAELSTKPQPSGPLSGCFTSSFSSKHPNKSKPDIKNSKWAQFLPPVCVGEIKDEGDSGEEPQDEDVDHSALAQSLMKAVPLKKTGSTSSGKALLEKVKAADTVQDQFHQIVLLLLYSCSPD; encoded by the exons ATGGTGCAAGAGTTTCATGTTTTGAGGTGTTTTTCCTGTCAGACATTTCAAGTACAGCAG GtcaaaaagagcaaaaaatggATCTGCAAGGTGTGTGGGGAAAAACAGTCACTTATAAAG GAGTATGGCAGAGGAACAGCCGCGGACTGCCGACGCCACGTACAGAAGCTGAATTCATTGCGTGGAGAGCTGCTTGAGGTAGACAACGAAAAAGCCTGGACTCAGTG ggagaaggaggaggagtgtgaggtTGAAGTCGGCCCTGTAGATGACACCCAAGGTTGTGAACAAAAG GGCCAGGTTGAAAGCCGCTGGAGTAAATACGTTGCCCAGAAAGAGAATGAGCCAGGATGCGATGAAGATGAGCCCGAAGAGGAAGAGAGCATTTACACCGACAGAGAGTGGTACTGCACTCAGCGTAATAACATCAG caggaaaaggaagaaaagctTTACATCAGGGGGTGCATGCAGACGCTACACTGTTGGTGGTGATGAGAACTTGGACACTGCTCATTGGGGAGCTACGGGACGGCCACCAcag TCCCGTCGTCACAATGCCACTTTCACTTCACCGCCTCAAGTACCATGCGCTTCATCTGGATTCCCTCGCACCAGTACAAACCAGATAACTGATGCCCTTACTGACTCTCCAGCTGCAACACTGGGCTCAAAACACATTAGTGCATATGATGCTACATGTTCCTGGTCCACTGGAGCAAATAAGTCTTCTGCCGAGTTAAGCACCAAGCCTCAGCCCTCCGGTCCCTTAAGCGGTTGCTTCACATCATCATTCTCTTCTAAACATCCTAATAAATCTAAACCGGACATCAAGAACTCCAAGTGGGCTCAATTTCTTCCACCTGTCTGTGTTGGGGAAATCAAGGATGAAGGAGACAGTGGTGAGGAACCTCAGGATGAAGATGTAGACCATTCAGCATTAGCCCAGAGTCTAATGAAAGCAGTTCCACTTAAGAAAACAGGCAGTACGAGCAGTGGAAAAGCTCTACTTGAAAAG